TTCGACAGGGCGTTATCTACCCGGATGGCCGGACAGCTGAACACGCCGTCGGTGAACATGGTCGCGAAGGCCAGCGCAGGCGTGCCATACCGCCGGAATGGGTACTGCAGCAAGACCCGCTGCGCGCGCGGGGTGCCGACCAGCAGGCCCGCACTGGCCCAGTACTTCACCAGCGAGACGGGCGAACCGTCCGGAGAGGCCACCGGGACAAACAGGCGGCCCTCGTCATGGTTGGTCCCGGCCATGACCGGGACTCGATTGAATTTGCCCTGCGCGAACGCGTCGTGCAGCGGCAGCGGCAGAAGGGGCGTGCCGTAGGTGGGCGACCATACGAGGTTGCTGATGGGACGCAGGCCGGGCACCTTCGTGGTGAGTACGCTGGCCACGTCTGCGCGGCGCAGGCAGGCGAGATCGTCACTGCGGCAGCCGAGCTTGTCGGCGTATTTCACGTTACGGGCGGCCGCGTCCTTCTGCAGCACGGCGTTGCCGGGACTCGTGCACAGCCCGCTCTGAATGATGGCCTGCTGGAAGAGGCCGGCCGCCTGCGGGGAGGCCAGTTGCGCGCAGACGCTCATGCCGCCCGCCGATTCCCCGGCCACGGTCACGTGGGCTGGATCACCCCCAAACGCGACGATGTTTCGCTGAACCCACTTCAGGGCCGCCTGCTGATCCAGCAGTCCGTAGTTTCCCGACGCTCCCCCCTGGGCCTCCGCATCGAGGGCCGGGAGAGCCAGGAACCCCAGCGCCCCGAGCCGGTAATTCAGGGTGACCACCACGATGTCGTTCTTCTGGGCCAGGACGCTGGCGTCGTAACTGCTGCCCGCCCCGGCGACGAAGCTGCCGCCGTGCAGCCAGACCATGACGGGCCGCTTGCTTGCGGCGGTGCTTCCTTTGGGAGCGTACACGTTCAGGAACAGGCAATCCTCATTCCCGAGGATCTCGCCGGGCGTGCGGCCGGGCACGGGGAACAGGGCGATGACCACCTGCGGACAGATGTTGCCAGGCGTACGGGCGTCGCGCGGCGTCGTCCAGGTCGGCGCGGGCTGCGGGGCCTTCCAGCGGTTGGCCCCGGTGGGCGGCGCCGCATACGGAATGCCCATGAACTGCTGAAAAGTGCCGACTGAGCCGATCACAGGCCCCTGATCGGTGGGCACGGTGACCGTCTGGGCGGAGGCGGCGGACAGGGTCAGGCTGGCGGCGATGAGGACATGACGTAGACCAGGGCTGAAATTCATGGGAGCCTCCGTGTGATCGGCTTGGCGTCTCCGTCCAGCACGGCGACCTGACCATCAGGCCGCAGCCAAGGACAAGATTTAGTGACGTTGCCCACGATCTCAGTGAAGGGGTTCGCGCATCGGTAACGGAGTGTCGCTGGTTGCGCCCGTCATGAGGTCTGTCACATCAAAATGCCCCCGCTCCCGGCACGAGCCCGTGCGGGAAAGGTCGACGGTATCCGGCGGGCCGGTAGGCATCGTGTCGATCGTGGTTCCTTGACATCAACCAGAGTGAAATCCCTGGCGGATTCCCCGCTCCGAGTCGCTTTGCCATATATAGGGACACAATCCATAGTCAGGCTCCACCAGTCGTCGGCGCAGGGGACGGCCGGTCCACGACAGCGTTGGCCCACTCCTGATGTTGTTCCACCAGTCCCAGGTGCACAGCAGGTGACAGCACCACTTCCGTGGCGTGCGGCACGCTCCTGACCATCAACGCGGACGCCTCCGGCAGCGTAGCCTTGTCGCCACCACTCAAGCGGATACTGGGATGGTCGGGAGTACCGCCGTCGCGTCGTAGCGCAACATCGCCAGCATTCCACGCGCGAACACCGCCGGGTTGGCCCGTACCACCATGCGGATGATGAAGTCCAGTTGCTCGCGCGTCTCCCGTCCACCGAACTGAAACAGGTGAGTGCTGAGGTGCGCGCTACCATTCAGGTACGTCAACCAGACCAACATCCACACCAGGGGGGACAGGGCGATCGTGCATACACTGTCCACGACGCAATGTGACTTCAAATTGTTCGCGCGATCCAGCATCTCCACCGGATACATGTACTGGAGCGGCAGTCACCAGTTGGACTTGATCGTCGCGATCCACGCTCACTCGGTAGCCAGGGTCTGCAGCAGGGCGTGGGCCTCGTCTACGGCGGTGATGGCATCGAACTCTACGCAGGACGTGCCCGGCCCGTCGTGAGTGGTCACGTGGTACGGCTCCGTCCAGCGAGCGGGCATCAAGGCTGCAACTGGTCGAGACCCGGCTTAACGTGAGAGCATGGACGGCGCGCCGCACGGCACGGTCACACCGCGTGATAGTGAGGTCGCGGTCGCCCTCGTCATGGTGCAGGGACGACGCTCCAGCCCCTTGGCTGTCCGGCTGAATGTCTTCGCAGCAGTTCGATGTGAATGCGCAGGCGGTCAAGACGGCCAGCCACCTGCCGGGCGTGGCCCGCGAATCGATTGCCAAACTGACCTAGGCTGAACCACGGCCAACGCAACGCAGCCATTGCGATCGGCCGTCTCACCCCGCGTGGTGCCCTGAGAGAATGAACTTCAGAAGGAGTCCCTATGACGTCTGGTGT
The DNA window shown above is from Deinococcus sp. KSM4-11 and carries:
- a CDS encoding carboxylesterase/lipase family protein gives rise to the protein MNFSPGLRHVLIAASLTLSAASAQTVTVPTDQGPVIGSVGTFQQFMGIPYAAPPTGANRWKAPQPAPTWTTPRDARTPGNICPQVVIALFPVPGRTPGEILGNEDCLFLNVYAPKGSTAASKRPVMVWLHGGSFVAGAGSSYDASVLAQKNDIVVVTLNYRLGALGFLALPALDAEAQGGASGNYGLLDQQAALKWVQRNIVAFGGDPAHVTVAGESAGGMSVCAQLASPQAAGLFQQAIIQSGLCTSPGNAVLQKDAAARNVKYADKLGCRSDDLACLRRADVASVLTTKVPGLRPISNLVWSPTYGTPLLPLPLHDAFAQGKFNRVPVMAGTNHDEGRLFVPVASPDGSPVSLVKYWASAGLLVGTPRAQRVLLQYPFRRYGTPALAFATMFTDGVFSCPAIRVDNALSKYVPLYAYEFNDPQAVSVIKSPSDLPGLGSYHSSSLVYAFQTPLAGVADSGAFSPAQRALSDAFSGAWANFVKTGTPNASGATTWQVFDPAHANVQVFTPTSVRESTNFTTDHKCAFWLALDVK